Proteins from a single region of Pongo pygmaeus isolate AG05252 chromosome 3, NHGRI_mPonPyg2-v2.0_pri, whole genome shotgun sequence:
- the PF4V1 gene encoding platelet factor 4 variant, translated as MSSAARSRATRPEMLFLALLLLPVVVAFARAEAEEDGDLQCLCVKTTSQVRPRHITSLEVIKAGPHCPTAQLIATLKNGRKICLDLQALLYKKIIRKHLES; from the exons ATGAGCTCCGCAGCCAGGTCCCGCGCCACCCGCCCGGAGATGCTGTTCTTGGCGTTGCTGCTCCTGCCAGTTGTGGTCGCCTTCGCCAGGG CTGAAGCTGAAGAAGATGGGGACCTGCAGTGCCTGTGTGTGAAGACCACCTCCCAGGTCCGTCCCAGGCACATCACCAGCCTGGAGGTGATCAAGGCCGGACCCCATTGCCCCACTGCCCAACTTAT AGCCACGCTGAAGAATGGGAGGAAAATTTGCTTGGACCTGCAAGCCCTGCTGTACAAGAAAATAATTAGGAAACATTTGGAGAGTTAG
- the CXCL6 gene encoding C-X-C motif chemokine 6 has product MSLPSSRAARVPGPSGSLCVLLALLLLLSPPGPLASAGPVSAVLTELRCTCLHITLRVNPKMIGKLQVFPAGPQCSNVEVVASLKNGKQVCLDPEAPFLKKVIQKILDSGNKKN; this is encoded by the exons ATGAGCCTCCCGTCCAGCCGCGCGGCCCGTGTCCCGGGTCCTTCGGGCTCCTTGTGCGTGCTGCtcgcgctgctgctgctgctgtcgcCGCCGGGGCCCCTCGCCAGCG CTGGTCCTGTCTCTGCTGTGCTGACAGAGCTGCGTTGCACTTGTTTACACATTACGCTGAGAGTAAACCCCAAAATGATCGGTAAACTGCAGGTGTTCCCCGCAGGCCCGCAGTGCTCCAACGTGGAAGTGGT agCCTCCCTGAAGAACGGGAAGCAAGTTTGTCTGGACCCGGAAGCTCCTTTTCTAAAGAAAGTCATCCAGAAAATTTTAGACAG TGGAAACAAGAAAAACTGA